Proteins found in one Takifugu rubripes chromosome 17, fTakRub1.2, whole genome shotgun sequence genomic segment:
- the LOC115253314 gene encoding uncharacterized protein DDB_G0271670-like, whose translation SSSSSSRSSNSSSSRSSSSSSSSSSSNSSSSSSSSSSSSKSSSSSSSSSSRSSNSSSSSTSSSSRSSSASSISSSNSSSSSSSSSSSSSSHSSKSSSSSSSSSSRSSNSSSSTSSSSRSSSASSISSSNSSSSSSNSSSSSSSSSSSSSSSSSSSHSSKSSSSSSSSSSR comes from the coding sequence agtagcagtagcagcagccgtagtagtaatagtagtagtagtaggagcagtagcagtagtagcagcagtagtagcagtaacagtagtagtagcagcagcagtagtagtagcagtagtaaaagtagcagcagtagcagtagtagcagcagccgtagtagtaatagtagtagtagtagtaccagtagcagtagtagaagcagtagtgctagtagtattagtagcagtaatagcagcagtagtagcagtagtagtagtagcagtagtagtagtcacagtagtaaaagtagcagtagcagcagtagtagcagcagccgtagtagtaatagtagtagtagtaccagtagcagtagtagaagcagtagtgctagtagtattagtagcagtaatagcagcagtagtagcagtaacagtagtagtagcagcagcagtagtagtagtagcagtagtagtagcagtagtagtagtcacagtagtaaaagtagcagtagcagcagtagtagcagcagccgt